The nucleotide sequence TTCTATTCTAAAGAAGCAAAGGAAGCTTTAATCCGTCATGATACAAGACTAGGAGAAATAACAAATAACGGTGTCTTCAGTATAATTTTATTATTCGTACTAGGTGGTCTTATATTAACTAAGGTTCCTGAAAAAAATTCATAGAATTAAATCATCATTTGATACTTATTTAAATTTTAAGGAAGGCGGTGGAGCTTTGGAAGACAGAATTTATTGGATCGATTTTGATACTATGTATAATTTTATGAAGGATGTGTTCATGTCAGCAGGATTACGGGAAGAGGATGCAGCAATTTGCTCTGATGTATTGATTGCCGCAGACAAAAGAGGTATTGATTCCCATGGTATAGGAAGACTTAAGCCTATTTACATCGATAGGATCCGTGAAGGTATTTTGAATCCCATTACCAATATAGAAATAGTGAAGGACAATATGGCCACCTCAGTTATAGATGGCCACGATGGCATGGGTCATGTTATTGCAAATAAGGCCATGAGTATGGCCATAGAAAAGGCTGAGAAATTTGGCCTAGGCATGGTTGCAGTAAGAAATTCTTCACACTACGGAATCGCCGGCTATTATACCTTAATGGCAGCAGAAAAAGGCATGATAGGTATCACCGGTACCAATGCAAGGCCCTCAATTGCTCCAACCTTTGGTGTAGAAAATATGCTGGGTACTAATCCTTTGACCTTTTCAATGCCTACAGACGAAGAGTTTCCCTTCTTCTTAGACTGTGCAACCTCAATTACCCAACGAGGTAAAATAGAAGTATATGACCGTCTGGGAAAAGAACTCCCTGTAGGCTGGATAATAGATGAGCACGGAAATGCCAGAACGGATACCCACCAGGTATTGGAAGACCTAGTAAAGGGAACAGCGGCCTTAGCCCCCTTAGGCGGAATTGGTGAAGAAACCGGCGGCTATAAGGGCTATGGTTATGCCACGGTAGTGGAAATACTGTCAGCAGCCCTCCAGGCGGGAAGCTTCTTAAAGGCATTGAACGGCATCGACGCTGATGGTGCAAAGAGGCCCTATCATCTTGGCCACTTTTTCATAGCTATAAACATTGAACATTTTATTGAACTTGACAAGTTTAAAAAGATTGCCGGAGATATTTTGAGATCCTTGAGAAACTCAAAGAAAGCGCCGGGACAAGATAGAATCTATACCCCCGGCGAGAAAGAATATGAAACATGGCTTTATAGAAAGGATAAAGGAGTGCCGGTAAATTTAGCGCTACAGAAAGACATCTTATCTCTAAAAAAAGAATTCAACCTTCAACAATATGTGTTTCCTTTTGAGGAATAATATAGTTTTCTTACAAAGGGATGTTTCTATAGTGACAAATTAAGAGTGACAAGTTTAGGATATCTTTTCTCAGCAAAGCTGAGATAAGCTTAAAATATAAGAAATTCAGCCAAGCTGAATTTCATCCATAACTTGTCACTTGCCACTTTTCACTTGTCACTGATTCGCAATTTCCTTCTATTCTGCTACTACTTTTTTTATTCAATCATTTTCCACTGTTAAAAGTTCCTTCTGCAAGAATAAGTCTAATATAATTTCATTGTCAGCTTCATTGTAGAAAAAGTGTTAAGCCCATAGTGTTCATCACCATAGATACCTCCAATAGTATTAAACCCTTGTTTCGTCCAAAATCTTAGTGCCTGCCAATTCTTTAAGTGTACTCCAAGCCCAGCTGTATTAAAACCAGCCTCTTTTGACTTCTTTATAAATTCACCAACAACTTCTTCACCATATCCCATTCTTTGGAAGTCCTTGTGAATAAACAAACCTCCTATCCAGATAGTGTTGCTGTTAGGGTAACCCATATAATATTCTAAAAAACCAATAACCTTCCCAGTGTCTTTACTTTTTATGCTTCTAAATTTAATAAATTCTTTACTACCCCCAGGAGGAAGTTCCGGTTCCCTTAAGCACTGTTCAATGTATTCCTCCCTATGCTCAACCCCACAATATTCAATCATATAACCACAAGAAAGATATACTTCCTTAAGGTCTCCAATAACTTCATTATCATAATATTTTAGTGTAGCCCTTGGTGTCTCTATACCTATTGTGGAAAGAAAATCTCCTCTCCAATATTTAGCACCATCCCTAGTTCTGCATATAAGTTTGTTATCTATTAGCTCTCTTCGTAAAATAAAATAATCATTGAAACTATGGTTATCATCAATTATTTTGTTTAACTCTTTTTCAGTATAGAATTTATTATACTGAAAGCTTTTTACTAGATGATTTAATACTGTTATCTTATCCGTACGCTTAGATGGCCAAACCTTTATAATTCCTTTACTATCTAAATAGTTGTGAAGCGTCCCCATACTGCCCCTCCTA is from Clostridium thermarum and encodes:
- a CDS encoding GNAT family N-acetyltransferase; protein product: MGTLHNYLDSKGIIKVWPSKRTDKITVLNHLVKSFQYNKFYTEKELNKIIDDNHSFNDYFILRRELIDNKLICRTRDGAKYWRGDFLSTIGIETPRATLKYYDNEVIGDLKEVYLSCGYMIEYCGVEHREEYIEQCLREPELPPGGSKEFIKFRSIKSKDTGKVIGFLEYYMGYPNSNTIWIGGLFIHKDFQRMGYGEEVVGEFIKKSKEAGFNTAGLGVHLKNWQALRFWTKQGFNTIGGIYGDEHYGLNTFSTMKLTMKLY
- a CDS encoding Ldh family oxidoreductase produces the protein MEDRIYWIDFDTMYNFMKDVFMSAGLREEDAAICSDVLIAADKRGIDSHGIGRLKPIYIDRIREGILNPITNIEIVKDNMATSVIDGHDGMGHVIANKAMSMAIEKAEKFGLGMVAVRNSSHYGIAGYYTLMAAEKGMIGITGTNARPSIAPTFGVENMLGTNPLTFSMPTDEEFPFFLDCATSITQRGKIEVYDRLGKELPVGWIIDEHGNARTDTHQVLEDLVKGTAALAPLGGIGEETGGYKGYGYATVVEILSAALQAGSFLKALNGIDADGAKRPYHLGHFFIAINIEHFIELDKFKKIAGDILRSLRNSKKAPGQDRIYTPGEKEYETWLYRKDKGVPVNLALQKDILSLKKEFNLQQYVFPFEE